The Algoriphagus halophilus sequence ATGCTCCTTTAGGAGCGGAATTTAAAGCAGCTAATACCAAAGCAGGACCATGGTCAGTGTACATGATGATGCAAGGTGAGACGATTCCTAAAGAATCCAATCAGGTGAGTTTGAGTACAGATCAGCAGGATGAATGGGGAATTCCCCTTTTAAAAGTCAATGTGGATTACGATGCCAATGATGAAATGATTTTGAAAGATTTCCATGAGCAAGGTGAAGAAATGTTGAGGAAAGCTGGGTGCACCAACATACGGAAATCCGATAGTAAGCAAGCTCCGGGATTGGATATCCATGAGATGGGTGGGGTTCGAATGGGAAAAAACCCAGCTACCTCCCTATTGAATGGTTATAATCAGATGCATTTGGCACCCAACGTATTTGTTACTGACGGGGCTTGTATGACTTCTACCGGTACTCAAAATCCTTCCATCACATATATGGCTCTGACTGCGAGGGCAGTGGATCATGCTGTAAGAGAGATGAAAAATGGAAGGGTTAGATAATCCCATGAGATACGATTATTTTCTATATTAGCATCATCAAATAAGGGGTGCCCTAAATTACGGGCTGAGATCATACCCATCAGTAAGAGGTTACTGAGCACCTGATCCGGGTAGTGCCGGCGTAGGGATAAGATGAATTGTTCTCCCTTTTTTGAATAATCATAACAAATTATTCAAATGGAAAATTTTATGGAATTGGATCTGCTTTTGCAGCAGATTAGGAACACGAGTTTGCTCGAATGGGTTGCTGTGGGCTTTGGAGTGACAGAAGTGTTGTTGGCTCGGAAAAACAATGTGCTTTTATACCCGGCAGGAATCATCGGTATAGTATGTTCCTCCTTTTTATTGATTCATGCTAAACTGTATGCAGAAACGCTATTGCACGGGTATTATTTAGTGATGAGTATTTATGGTTGGGCCATGTGGAAAAACAGAAGTAGCTCTGGGGCCAGCCAAATTTCAAGAAGTAGTCCCAAAGATCAAAGAATCACCTGGTCCATAGCATTGGGGGGATGGGTTCTGTTGTATTTTGCGCTTCGCTTCTTCACCGATTCAGATGTCCCTGTGATAGATGCTTTCGTTTCTTCAACAGCTTGGGCAGGAATGTGGCTTTTGGCTAAACGAAAGCTTGAAAATTGGATTTGGCTGAACATTTCAAACGTAGTGGCCATTCCTTTGCTAATTCACAAACAATTGATTTTGGTTTCATTTTTAACCTTGTTTCTTTTCGTGGTAGCCATTTTCGGTTATTTAGATTGGAAAAAAGAACTAGAAAAAAAGCATGAAGGATACAACGCTATTTAGTCACGAGCTCGCCCTTAAAGCTGAAAAATCAGGAGCCCTTCCAAAGGAATGGCTGGAGTTGATTTATCAGGAGAAATGGTTTAAACTATTTGTGCCAAAAGAGCTTGGAGGGTTGGAGTGTTCGTTGCCAGAGGCCCTACAGGTAGAAGAGCGCCTTGCTAGTTTGGATGGTAGCTTAGGCTGGACGGTCACCTTATGTGCAGGTGCGGGATGGTTTGTAGGTTTCATGGATGAACAAATGAGAAATACCGTTTTTCCAGCATCTGACTTATGCCTGGCAGGGAGTGGGTTTGTAGGAGGGAAAGCTGACTTTGTAAATGGAGGATTTGAGATTTCAGGAAGTTGGACCTATGCATCAGGAGCTTTGCATGCCACCCACTTCACAGCGAATTGCGAAATTTTTGAAAATGGAAAACCTAACTTGGATGAAGAAGGAAATCCATTGGTCAAAGCTTTTTTGCTGGAGAAAAATGAAGTGGAGATTCTAGACGGATGGAATTATATGGGAATGATAGCGACAGGTAGTCATGCATTCAAAGCAGAAAAAATCAAGGTGCCTGCCTATAGAGCATTTGAAATAAAGCCGGATAAAACCACTCTTAAAGATCCAATTTACAAATTCCCTTTTTTGCAATTTGCAGAGGCTACGCTGGCGGTAAATATTTCAGGGATTTCCCTGCATCTGATTGATTTAATAGAGGAATCCTTTTGGAAACGACATCATTATAGAAAATATGATCAAAAGCATTTGAGCTATTTTCAAAAGATACTGGAAAAGAAGAAAAAGAAGCTGGATAAGTATAGAAGTAATTTTTTTAAAGAGTCGGACAAATCCTGGGAGGACTTGAAACTTCACGGTGAGATTTCCAAGAAGCATTTGAAATCGCTCAGTAAATCCGCAAGAAAATTAAGCCATAAATGCAGGGAATATAATGCTGCACTTTACCCATTTTCAGGGTTGGAGGCAGCAAAAACCCATACTGAATTGAATAGAGTTTGGAGAGATTTTAATACAGTAAGTCAACATGCCTTACTGATCTTTCCATTTTAGAATCTAGGTTTCTAATCCTTTTGCTTCAACACCATCATGGTCCGGTTAGGGATATAAAGCAATAAACACTGGTTTTCATTGGTCAGGAAGGTGGTGCTCGTATCCAATCTTTCAAATCCTCCAAATTCCTTTTCATCCGAATCCAAAATCAATTGATAGGATCCAGTCCATGGTACTTGAATAGCAAAGCCAGAGAACGACTCCGTTGGATGGAAGGAGAATACAAAAATGAGCCCGGCTCGTTCGTATGCGAGTATTTTTTTATCGGGATCCAGGTGTAATTGGCGTGCATGTTGGGAAGCAAGAACCTGAAAGTCTTTAGCCAATTGAATCATGGATTTGTCCCAAGCAGCCAGTTGCCCATACCGAAGAAGAGGATCATCTGCCAAAGACCATTGTCTTCTGGCGTATTGGTAGCTCCAATTATTGCCTTCTCTTGGAAAATCTACCCATTCAGGATGACCAAATTCATTTCCTATAAATGTGAGGTATCCTTCTCCTCCTAAGGAAAGGGTGATCATGCGGATCAATTTGTGTAATGCAATCCCTCTATCTACCACCAAATTTTGCTGTAATAAAGACATGCTGAAATACATCTCTTTGTCCATCAGCCAAAATGCCAGCGATTTATCACCAACAAGCGCCTGATCATGACTTTCGGCATAGGCGATAGATTTCTCTTTGATGGGTCGATTGGATAGTTGGTGCCAAAGCTCAAACATATCCCATTCCTCATCCTGCTTATGTTTTAAGGTTTTAATCCAATAATCCGGAACACCCATGGCCATTCTGAAGTCAAAGCCTATTCCACCATCTTCTATTTTCCTGGAAAGTCCGGGCATTCCACTGACATCTTCTGCAATTGAAATACTTTGAGGTTTTAATTTATGGATTAATGTATTGGCAAGTTGTAGGTAAAGAATAGCATCATCATCCACATTGGAATCAAAATATAAATCGATGTTGTCAAAATCCATGAATAATCCATGATGGACATACATGATGGAGGTGACACCATCAAAGCGAAAACCATCCATATGGAATTCTTCGATCCAATATCGGATATTACTCAAGAGGAATTGTTGGACTTCTCTTTTTGAATAGTTGAATACTTTAGAGTCCCAACCTTCATGGTATCCTTTTGGGCCTGCATGAAAGTATTGGTGATCACTCCCATCGAATTCATTGATTCCTTCATTCACATTTTTTACGGCATGTGAATGAACGATGTCCATTACCACAGCTA is a genomic window containing:
- the pnuC gene encoding nicotinamide riboside transporter PnuC, encoding MENFMELDLLLQQIRNTSLLEWVAVGFGVTEVLLARKNNVLLYPAGIIGIVCSSFLLIHAKLYAETLLHGYYLVMSIYGWAMWKNRSSSGASQISRSSPKDQRITWSIALGGWVLLYFALRFFTDSDVPVIDAFVSSTAWAGMWLLAKRKLENWIWLNISNVVAIPLLIHKQLILVSFLTLFLFVVAIFGYLDWKKELEKKHEGYNAI
- a CDS encoding acyl-CoA dehydrogenase family protein, producing the protein MKDTTLFSHELALKAEKSGALPKEWLELIYQEKWFKLFVPKELGGLECSLPEALQVEERLASLDGSLGWTVTLCAGAGWFVGFMDEQMRNTVFPASDLCLAGSGFVGGKADFVNGGFEISGSWTYASGALHATHFTANCEIFENGKPNLDEEGNPLVKAFLLEKNEVEILDGWNYMGMIATGSHAFKAEKIKVPAYRAFEIKPDKTTLKDPIYKFPFLQFAEATLAVNISGISLHLIDLIEESFWKRHHYRKYDQKHLSYFQKILEKKKKKLDKYRSNFFKESDKSWEDLKLHGEISKKHLKSLSKSARKLSHKCREYNAALYPFSGLEAAKTHTELNRVWRDFNTVSQHALLIFPF
- a CDS encoding alpha amylase C-terminal domain-containing protein, yielding MFVRKSAPLNLVIDEPWLEKYSDKISLRWSKYQSAIQEIENFCGDILEYGSNHHFYGIHFESWRNGWVYREWAPAAEALYFFGDFNNWDRQSHPMKKNPRGDWEIFLPFDQYKDTFVHGSKVKVHVIGANGALDRIPVYITRVIQNEETHDFAGQVWFDSPFPWTDQDFSLAESRKQPLIYECHVGMAQEKLGVGTYLEFEQNILPRIKSAGYNTIQLMAVMEHPYYGSFGYHVSNFFAPTSRFGSPEELKSLINTAHKMGIAVVMDIVHSHAVKNVNEGINEFDGSDHQYFHAGPKGYHEGWDSKVFNYSKREVQQFLLSNIRYWIEEFHMDGFRFDGVTSIMYVHHGLFMDFDNIDLYFDSNVDDDAILYLQLANTLIHKLKPQSISIAEDVSGMPGLSRKIEDGGIGFDFRMAMGVPDYWIKTLKHKQDEEWDMFELWHQLSNRPIKEKSIAYAESHDQALVGDKSLAFWLMDKEMYFSMSLLQQNLVVDRGIALHKLIRMITLSLGGEGYLTFIGNEFGHPEWVDFPREGNNWSYQYARRQWSLADDPLLRYGQLAAWDKSMIQLAKDFQVLASQHARQLHLDPDKKILAYERAGLIFVFSFHPTESFSGFAIQVPWTGSYQLILDSDEKEFGGFERLDTSTTFLTNENQCLLLYIPNRTMMVLKQKD